Proteins from one Ipomoea triloba cultivar NCNSP0323 chromosome 1, ASM357664v1 genomic window:
- the LOC116014335 gene encoding uncharacterized protein LOC116014335: MATSSRRSSGPVLPIRSSFQRSLSPSGRFSASMMPDATSFASSTASSFYSSASTGLLNRSTSNDFLHRSTSPTRVSLHGLAPLTPVPSVRFSIGRSISPRRSMVVSSRDQVVRKQKIGNPLSNLPKKTCMCSPTSHPGSFRCSLHKNVNHAPSISYSPSRLNARRSAMTNSLVRIGTVEGDLVKRALAALIRPSSHHQRRRGDFQPRPSRLSRMSKAEDL, from the coding sequence ATGGCTACCTCTTCTAGAAGATCAAGCGGACCGGTTCTACCGATTCGGTCGAGCTTTCAACGGTCGCTCTCGCCGTCCGGCCGTTTCTCGGCATCCATGATGCCAGATGCGACGTCGTTCGCTTCGTCCACTGCTTCGAGCTTTTACTCGTCTGCGTCGACCGGATTATTGAACCGGTCCACGTCTAATGATTTCTTGCACCGTTCCACGTCTCCAACGCGCGTGAGCCTTCACGGCCTTGCGCCTCTCACTCCGGTGCCGTCCGTGCGTTTCTCTATCGGTAGATCTATCTCTCCGCGCCGGTCTATGGTGGTTTCGTCCAGGGATCAGGTGGTCCGCAAGCAGAAGATTGGAAATCCGTTGTCGAATCTCCCGAAGAAGACGTGCATGTGTTCTCCCACGTCGCATCCCGGCTCCTTCCGGTGTAGTTTGCACAAGAACGTGAACCACGCGCCGTCGATTTCGTACTCCCCTAGTCGGCTGAACGCTCGCAGGTCGGCAATGACGAATTCGCTTGTCCGTATCGGCACAGTAGAAGGTGATTTAGTGAAGCGAGCTTTGGCGGCTTTGATTCGTCCTTCGTCGCATCACCAGAGGCGCAGAGGCGATTTCCAGCCTAGGCCGAGCCGGCTTTCGAGAATGTCCAAAGCAGAGGATCTATGA